Proteins from a genomic interval of Pseudomonas versuta:
- a CDS encoding LacI family DNA-binding transcriptional regulator — MTSFKNDKNTRTTGRPTLNEVARLAGVSPITASRALRGISSVATELAEKVRKAADELNYVVNPAARALASAQSHSVVVLVPSLSNLLFIDTLEAIHSVLRPKGFEVLIGNFHYSRDEEENLLRNYMSYQPRGLLLTGFDRSESSRRMIENSNVPCVYMMELDAAAGLNCVGFSQIKAGETAAHHLISRGRRRLAYIGAQLDQRTLLRGEGYRLALQQAGLYNPDLEMLTPRPSSVGLGGEMFLQLLANHPQVDAIFFGNDDLAQGALLEAARIGIKIPEQIAILGFNDLPSSEFMVPRLSSIRTPREAIGRHAAEQMLTLMAGNRVANPVQDMGFDLMVREST, encoded by the coding sequence ATGACCTCCTTTAAAAACGATAAAAACACCCGAACCACGGGTCGCCCCACCCTTAATGAAGTCGCCCGCCTTGCCGGCGTCAGCCCGATTACCGCCTCGCGGGCCCTGCGTGGGATCAGCAGTGTGGCCACTGAGCTTGCTGAAAAGGTGCGCAAGGCTGCCGACGAACTGAACTATGTGGTCAATCCGGCGGCACGGGCGCTGGCCTCGGCGCAGAGCCATTCCGTGGTGGTACTGGTGCCATCACTGTCCAACCTGCTGTTTATCGACACGCTCGAAGCTATTCATTCCGTCTTGCGGCCCAAGGGCTTTGAAGTGCTGATCGGCAACTTTCACTACTCCCGGGACGAAGAAGAAAACCTGCTGCGCAACTACATGTCCTACCAGCCACGGGGGTTATTGCTGACAGGTTTTGATCGTTCCGAAAGCTCGCGCCGGATGATCGAGAACAGCAATGTGCCCTGCGTATACATGATGGAACTGGACGCCGCTGCAGGCCTCAATTGCGTAGGCTTTTCACAGATAAAAGCCGGAGAGACCGCTGCACACCACTTGATTTCACGCGGGCGTCGTCGCCTGGCCTATATAGGTGCACAGCTTGACCAGCGCACTCTGTTGCGCGGCGAAGGGTATCGCCTTGCCTTGCAGCAAGCCGGCCTGTACAACCCCGATCTTGAAATGCTGACGCCTCGCCCCTCCTCTGTCGGCCTGGGCGGCGAAATGTTTTTGCAGTTGCTGGCCAACCATCCACAAGTGGATGCCATATTTTTCGGCAATGACGACCTGGCACAGGGCGCCCTGCTGGAAGCCGCGCGCATCGGCATTAAAATCCCCGAGCAAATTGCCATCCTGGGATTCAACGATCTGCCCTCCTCCGAGTTTATGGTGCCGCGCCTCAGCAGCATTCGCACACCGCGAGAAGCCATTGGCCGTCACGCCGCCGAGCAGATGCTCACTTTGATGGCAGGAAACCGGGTCGCCAATCCGGTCCAGGACATGGGCTTTGACTTGATGGTGCGTGAAAGTACTTAG